A genomic stretch from Komagataeibacter xylinus includes:
- the dnaJ gene encoding molecular chaperone DnaJ: protein MATKIDYYAALEVSRDANGDEIKRAYRKLAMKYHPDRNPGDAEAENKFKEISEAYDVLKDDQKRAAYDRFGHAAFEGGGPGPGGFDFGGGGLGDIFEQMFGDMMGGRRGGRRSGADIQVQVSITFAEAFAGVKKEITIPTRVTCKSCDGTGSADKDQPPETCPSCHGAGKVRAQQGFFAIERPCPTCHGTGRLIRNPCKECHGAGTVEKNRTIEVAIPAGVEDGTRIRITGEGEAGGKGVPAGDLYVHVSVEAHAIFQRDGANIYCRVPVRMGQAALGTEIEVPVVDGSRAKVKIPAGTQTGEHFRLRGKGFSVLRSSARGDMYIQVVVETPRHLSKRQRELLEEFETDAAGHAKGSPESTGFFSKVKDFFEGKL from the coding sequence ATGGCCACCAAGATAGATTATTACGCAGCCCTTGAAGTTTCGCGCGATGCCAATGGCGACGAGATCAAGCGGGCGTATCGCAAGCTGGCCATGAAATACCATCCCGACCGCAATCCGGGAGATGCGGAAGCGGAAAACAAGTTCAAGGAAATCAGCGAAGCCTACGACGTGCTGAAGGATGACCAGAAGCGCGCCGCCTATGACCGCTTTGGCCATGCCGCGTTCGAGGGTGGTGGCCCGGGGCCGGGTGGCTTCGACTTCGGTGGCGGCGGGCTTGGCGATATCTTCGAGCAGATGTTTGGCGACATGATGGGCGGCAGGCGCGGTGGCCGCCGCTCGGGCGCTGATATCCAGGTGCAGGTCAGCATCACCTTCGCCGAGGCCTTTGCCGGGGTGAAGAAAGAAATCACCATCCCCACCCGCGTCACCTGCAAAAGCTGTGATGGCACCGGCTCGGCCGACAAGGACCAGCCGCCCGAAACCTGCCCCTCATGCCACGGCGCGGGCAAGGTGCGCGCGCAGCAGGGCTTTTTCGCCATTGAGCGCCCCTGCCCCACCTGCCACGGCACCGGCCGCCTGATCCGCAACCCGTGCAAGGAATGCCATGGCGCGGGCACGGTGGAAAAGAACCGTACCATCGAGGTGGCGATCCCCGCGGGCGTTGAGGATGGCACGCGCATCCGCATTACCGGCGAGGGCGAGGCCGGCGGCAAGGGCGTGCCCGCAGGCGATCTGTACGTGCATGTGTCGGTGGAGGCGCACGCCATTTTCCAGCGGGATGGCGCTAACATCTATTGCCGCGTGCCGGTGCGCATGGGGCAGGCCGCCCTTGGCACCGAGATCGAGGTGCCGGTGGTCGATGGCTCGCGCGCCAAGGTCAAGATCCCGGCAGGCACCCAGACGGGCGAGCACTTCCGCCTGCGCGGCAAGGGTTTCTCGGTACTGCGCTCTTCCGCGCGGGGTGACATGTATATTCAGGTCGTGGTCGAGACCCCGCGCCACCTGAGCAAGCGCCAGCGGGAACTGCTTGAGGAGTTTGAAACCGACGCGGCGGGTCACGCCAAGGGCAGCCCGGAGAGCACAGGCTTCTTCAGCAAGGTGAAGGACTTTTTTGAAGGCAAGCTGTAA
- a CDS encoding SDR family oxidoreductase translates to MSRHWTIKQAPRMDGRLALVTGATGGLGYQTALGLAKRGARVMLAGRNPDKGLAALTRLQNDVPGANASFRLLDVASLESIATFAHNLAAETDALDVLVNNAGVMGTPHRLETRDGFELQFGTNFLGPFALTARLRPLLCAPRHGGRVVTVASLAALTGQIVFDDLQARRRYAPFRAYRQSKLADLILALELDRQARTHGWNLHSIAAHPGWSMTDIATSRLNNEQGLHERMTRFGAVWAFRLMGQSAVEGALPIEFAAMAPEARDGGYYGPGGWGERRGPVTEAFVPPAARDLTIARRLWQAAERLTGTSLS, encoded by the coding sequence ATGAGCAGACACTGGACCATAAAACAGGCCCCCCGCATGGACGGGCGCCTGGCCCTGGTCACGGGTGCGACCGGCGGCCTGGGCTACCAGACCGCCCTTGGCCTGGCAAAGCGTGGCGCGCGGGTCATGCTGGCGGGGCGCAACCCCGACAAGGGGCTGGCAGCACTCACGCGCCTGCAAAATGACGTGCCGGGGGCCAATGCCTCCTTCCGCCTGCTTGATGTCGCCTCCCTTGAATCGATCGCGACCTTCGCCCACAACCTCGCCGCCGAGACCGATGCGCTCGATGTGCTGGTCAATAACGCAGGCGTAATGGGCACGCCCCACCGGTTGGAAACGCGCGACGGGTTCGAACTGCAGTTCGGCACCAATTTCCTTGGTCCCTTCGCGCTCACCGCGCGGCTGCGCCCGCTGCTGTGCGCGCCCCGCCACGGCGGCCGGGTGGTGACGGTGGCAAGCCTTGCGGCGCTGACCGGCCAGATCGTGTTTGATGATTTGCAGGCCCGCCGCCGTTACGCGCCGTTCCGCGCCTACCGCCAGAGCAAACTGGCCGACCTTATTCTGGCGCTGGAACTTGACCGGCAGGCCCGCACGCATGGCTGGAACCTTCATTCCATCGCAGCCCATCCCGGCTGGTCCATGACCGATATTGCCACAAGCCGCCTCAATAACGAGCAGGGCCTGCATGAGCGCATGACCCGCTTTGGCGCGGTGTGGGCGTTCCGCCTCATGGGGCAGTCGGCAGTGGAAGGGGCGCTGCCCATCGAATTCGCCGCCATGGCGCCCGAGGCGCGTGATGGCGGTTATTACGGCCCCGGCGGCTGGGGCGAGCGCCGGGGGCCGGTGACCGAAGCCTTCGTGCCGCCTGCCGCCCGCGACCTGACCATTGCACGGCGGCTGTGGCAGGCGGCGGAACGGCTGACCGGCACGTCGCTGTCGTAA
- the dapB gene encoding 4-hydroxy-tetrahydrodipicolinate reductase — translation MNAQPLRIGITGLNGRVGRLLAQEVPAAGAVLAGGTTRDGRPVDGIDCPVHADIAALAAQCDVVIDFTHASTVVAHAQALAAAGTAWVLGTTGLSVADQQAVDQAATRIAVVQAANFSPGVTLVTRLARQMSAVLPGSEYDAEILEMHHRQKVDAPSGTALAMGRAVAQGRGIRLEDHIESGRDGHTGPRADGAIGFAALRGGQIVGEHSVIFTSSHEQISLTHRSFDRRVYATGAVRAAHWLRGHGAGLYDMEDVLGLPRN, via the coding sequence ATGAACGCGCAGCCCTTGCGGATCGGGATTACGGGCCTCAATGGCCGTGTCGGTCGCCTTCTGGCGCAGGAAGTGCCAGCGGCGGGGGCCGTGCTGGCCGGTGGCACGACGCGCGATGGCCGCCCTGTTGACGGGATTGACTGCCCCGTTCATGCCGATATCGCCGCCCTTGCGGCGCAGTGCGATGTGGTGATCGACTTCACCCATGCCAGCACGGTGGTGGCGCACGCTCAGGCCCTGGCTGCAGCAGGCACGGCCTGGGTGCTGGGCACGACCGGCCTGTCCGTGGCCGACCAGCAGGCGGTCGATCAGGCCGCGACCCGCATTGCCGTGGTGCAGGCAGCCAATTTCTCGCCCGGTGTCACGCTGGTCACGCGCCTTGCGCGGCAGATGAGCGCCGTGCTGCCCGGCAGCGAGTATGATGCCGAGATACTGGAAATGCATCACCGCCAGAAGGTGGATGCCCCTTCTGGCACGGCGCTGGCCATGGGTCGCGCGGTGGCGCAGGGGCGGGGCATAAGGCTGGAAGACCATATTGAAAGCGGGCGCGATGGCCATACCGGCCCGCGTGCCGATGGGGCGATCGGCTTCGCGGCCCTGCGTGGCGGGCAGATCGTGGGCGAGCATTCGGTCATTTTCACCTCCAGCCATGAACAGATCAGCCTGACTCACCGCTCGTTTGACCGCAGGGTGTACGCCACGGGCGCGGTGCGCGCGGCGCACTGGCTGCGCGGGCATGGGGCTGGCCTTTATGATATGGAAGATGTGCTGGGTCTGCCACGCAATTGA
- a CDS encoding DedA family protein, with amino-acid sequence MTGSPLLHHLESLFQHYGYGVIGVIVMLESMGIPLPAETLVISAALYCATTHRLDIRWVATAAIMGAIMGDNCGYLIGKWLGYPLLERKGARIGLTARRLQLGRFLFRRHGGIIVFLGRFIAILRVFVALLAGANHMAWPKFLLFNAMGGILWAGGYAYAAYYLGNRITRLSGPVGMTVAICGGIVLVCVIIFMRRNEARLTAEAEAAAEKEMNQPGEQAEP; translated from the coding sequence GTGACAGGTAGTCCGCTGCTTCACCATCTTGAATCCCTTTTCCAGCATTACGGCTATGGCGTGATCGGGGTCATTGTCATGCTCGAGAGCATGGGCATCCCGCTCCCGGCGGAAACACTGGTCATTTCCGCAGCACTTTACTGCGCCACCACCCACAGGCTGGATATCAGATGGGTGGCGACAGCCGCCATCATGGGCGCGATCATGGGCGACAACTGCGGCTACCTGATCGGCAAATGGCTGGGCTACCCGCTGCTCGAGCGCAAGGGCGCGCGGATCGGGCTAACAGCACGGCGGCTACAACTCGGGCGCTTCCTGTTCCGCCGGCACGGGGGCATCATCGTGTTCCTGGGGCGCTTTATCGCCATATTGCGGGTGTTTGTTGCCCTGCTGGCGGGGGCCAACCACATGGCGTGGCCCAAATTCCTCCTGTTCAACGCCATGGGGGGCATATTATGGGCGGGGGGGTATGCCTACGCGGCCTACTACCTGGGCAACCGGATCACGCGGCTGTCCGGCCCGGTGGGCATGACGGTCGCCATCTGTGGCGGGATCGTGCTGGTGTGTGTCATCATCTTCATGCGCCGCAACGAAGCACGGCTGACGGCCGAGGCGGAAGCCGCCGCCGAGAAAGAAATGAACCAACCCGGAGAACAGGCTGAACCATGA
- a CDS encoding tRNA (guanosine(46)-N(7))-methyltransferase TrmB translates to MTASVDVKASPDRLYGRQRGHPLRPRQQRLLDQTLPRLRFPEAAIADPATGFGHKPAQIWLEVGFGGGEHSLAQHAAHPDVGYIACEVFENGLCSLLSRVVPDGGEETAPVPDMLRVWDEDARILLRGLPDQSIDRLFLMFPDPWPKSRHAKRRFVHPETVKMAARILRPGAVWRVASDDPTYQAWVEEVMGAQDLFDTAPPATVRPEGWPPTRYEAKALKAGRQPMYWSFTRR, encoded by the coding sequence ATGACGGCCTCCGTGGATGTAAAGGCATCGCCAGACCGACTTTACGGGCGCCAGCGCGGCCATCCGCTGCGCCCGCGCCAGCAGCGCCTGCTCGACCAGACGCTGCCGCGCCTGCGCTTTCCCGAGGCCGCCATTGCTGACCCCGCCACAGGTTTTGGCCATAAGCCCGCGCAGATATGGCTTGAGGTAGGGTTTGGCGGGGGCGAGCATTCGCTGGCCCAGCACGCAGCCCACCCCGATGTGGGCTATATTGCCTGTGAGGTGTTCGAGAACGGCCTGTGTTCCCTGCTCTCGCGCGTGGTGCCTGATGGCGGCGAGGAAACCGCCCCCGTGCCCGACATGCTGCGGGTATGGGATGAGGATGCACGTATCCTGCTGCGTGGCCTGCCGGACCAGTCGATCGACCGCCTGTTCCTCATGTTCCCCGATCCGTGGCCCAAGTCGCGCCATGCCAAGCGCCGTTTCGTGCACCCCGAGACGGTGAAGATGGCGGCTCGCATCCTGCGCCCCGGCGCCGTGTGGCGCGTGGCCAGCGATGACCCGACCTATCAGGCCTGGGTGGAGGAAGTGATGGGTGCGCAGGATCTGTTCGATACCGCACCCCCCGCCACCGTGCGGCCTGAAGGCTGGCCTCCCACCCGCTATGAGGCCAAGGCGCTGAAGGCAGGCCGCCAGCCGATGTACTGGAGCTTCACCCGCCGCTGA
- a CDS encoding stimulus-sensing domain-containing protein — protein sequence MEYRTRLVSPLMRRILLVNTLPLGLLALTLLYLTQFQNSLLEAEVSALREQARIYAGALGQSAVIVSRRDVTLAPELAGPLLLRLTEPSPSAHARLFAPDGQVVADSRVEQAGFGIKATPLPPAEEDEHTAPPRGASINMGERLYNWLLAQLPTLSGERIMTLDTPDSDPSIQPVTQPDGTRVMEIPPYIRRNADHQLMVTVAEPVMHAGQTTVGIIQLTREARDVDRSLFAVRSSILSLFLMALALTILLSWYLSLTIARPLLRLAASAHTMRESSDRTDMVPERLLARRDEIGEVARALQDSASALWARMDAIERFAADVSHEIKNPLSSIRSAIESLLRIDDPERQRRLMSIINDDVRRLDRLITDISDASRVDAELSRTRAEPVAIVPLLSVLAEIHQATRQPGQPFMAVASSGDSPERRLVVLAVEDRLVQVLRNLIGNAISFSPPDGKILLSAVPAGGMVEIAVSDEGPGIPQAKLDNIFDRFYSERPSSENFGQHSGLGLSISKQIIEALRGTISAENRMDADGHVQGARFVICLPRVDVKGEVSRPHP from the coding sequence ATGGAATACCGCACGCGGCTGGTCTCGCCGCTCATGCGGCGAATCCTTCTGGTCAATACGCTGCCGCTTGGCCTGCTGGCGCTGACGCTGCTGTACCTGACCCAGTTCCAGAACAGCCTGCTTGAGGCCGAGGTCTCGGCCCTGCGCGAGCAGGCGCGCATCTATGCCGGTGCGCTGGGGCAGAGTGCGGTGATCGTATCGCGCCGCGACGTGACCCTGGCGCCTGAGCTTGCAGGCCCGCTGCTTTTGCGCCTGACCGAGCCCAGCCCGAGTGCGCATGCCCGCCTGTTCGCCCCCGATGGACAGGTCGTGGCCGACAGCCGCGTGGAACAGGCAGGATTCGGCATCAAGGCCACCCCCCTGCCACCGGCAGAGGAAGATGAGCACACAGCCCCCCCCCGCGGGGCCTCGATCAATATGGGCGAGCGGCTGTATAACTGGCTTCTGGCGCAGTTGCCCACGCTCTCGGGCGAGCGGATCATGACGCTGGACACGCCGGATTCAGATCCGTCGATCCAGCCGGTCACCCAGCCTGATGGCACGCGGGTGATGGAAATTCCGCCCTATATCCGCCGCAACGCCGACCACCAGCTTATGGTCACGGTGGCCGAGCCGGTCATGCATGCGGGACAGACCACGGTGGGCATCATCCAGCTCACGCGTGAGGCGCGCGATGTCGACCGCTCGCTGTTTGCGGTGCGCTCCTCCATCCTATCGCTGTTCCTCATGGCGCTGGCGCTGACCATCCTGCTCTCGTGGTATCTGTCGCTCACCATTGCGCGGCCACTGCTGCGGCTTGCGGCCTCGGCCCATACCATGCGCGAATCCTCCGACCGCACCGACATGGTGCCCGAGCGCCTGCTGGCCCGGCGCGACGAGATTGGCGAGGTCGCCCGCGCGCTACAGGACAGTGCGAGCGCGCTCTGGGCCCGCATGGACGCCATCGAACGCTTTGCCGCCGATGTCAGCCACGAGATCAAGAACCCGCTCTCCTCCATCCGCTCGGCCATTGAAAGCCTGCTGCGCATTGATGACCCCGAGCGCCAGCGCCGCCTCATGTCGATCATCAATGACGACGTGCGCAGGCTCGACCGGCTGATTACCGATATTTCCGATGCCAGCCGCGTGGATGCCGAACTCTCGCGCACCCGCGCCGAGCCGGTGGCCATCGTGCCGCTGCTTTCCGTGCTGGCCGAGATTCATCAGGCCACCCGCCAGCCGGGCCAGCCCTTCATGGCGGTGGCGAGTAGTGGCGACAGCCCGGAGCGCAGGCTGGTGGTGCTGGCGGTGGAGGACCGGCTGGTGCAGGTGCTGCGCAACCTGATCGGCAATGCCATCTCGTTCTCGCCGCCTGATGGCAAGATCCTGCTCAGCGCAGTGCCTGCGGGCGGCATGGTGGAGATTGCGGTCAGCGATGAAGGGCCCGGCATTCCGCAGGCCAAGCTCGACAACATTTTCGACCGCTTTTATTCCGAGAGGCCAAGCAGCGAGAATTTCGGCCAGCATTCCGGCCTGGGCCTGTCCATCAGCAAGCAGATCATCGAGGCCCTGCGCGGCACCATCAGCGCTGAAAACCGCATGGATGCCGATGGCCACGTGCAGGGCGCGCGCTTCGTGATCTGCCTGCCGCGCGTGGACGTGAAGGGTGAGGTCAGCCGACCTCATCCGTAG
- a CDS encoding nucleotide exchange factor GrpE — translation MSENTDPTPFADAPHGDGTPSDAHEAPAHEAAAPEAEAGPDPRIAELEAEVSAMRDKWMRAEADMQNLRTRTKREVEDARQYAVQKFAKDVVEAAENLKRALASLPKPAEGEDKLLTSMREGIESTERSFMGILERNGIKAEDAKGKPFDANLHQAMSQQHSDEHPADTVMEAWTPAWTLHGRLLKPAMVVVSKGPAQAG, via the coding sequence ATGAGCGAGAACACAGACCCCACCCCCTTTGCCGACGCCCCCCATGGCGACGGCACGCCCTCCGACGCCCATGAAGCGCCCGCCCATGAAGCGGCAGCGCCCGAGGCGGAGGCCGGACCCGATCCGCGCATAGCCGAGCTTGAAGCCGAAGTCTCGGCCATGCGCGACAAGTGGATGCGCGCGGAAGCCGACATGCAGAACCTGCGCACCCGCACCAAGCGCGAAGTGGAAGACGCCCGGCAGTACGCCGTGCAGAAATTCGCCAAGGACGTGGTCGAGGCCGCCGAGAACCTCAAGCGCGCGCTGGCCAGCCTGCCCAAGCCGGCCGAGGGCGAGGACAAACTGCTGACCAGCATGCGCGAAGGCATCGAGAGCACCGAGCGTTCGTTCATGGGCATTCTCGAGCGCAATGGCATCAAGGCGGAAGATGCGAAGGGCAAGCCCTTTGACGCCAACCTGCATCAGGCCATGAGCCAGCAGCACAGCGACGAACATCCCGCCGATACCGTGATGGAGGCCTGGACCCCGGCCTGGACCCTGCACGGGCGGCTGCTCAAGCCGGCCATGGTGGTCGTGTCAAAAGGGCCGGCGCAGGCAGGGTGA
- a CDS encoding response regulator transcription factor: MEPTKQTIVLVDDDRNILTSVQMTLEAEGFIVRTYTDGESALHGLSSRPADLAVLDIKMPRMDGMELLQRLRARSQLPVIFLSSKDEEVDQLMGLRLGADDYITKPFSQRLLLERIRALLRRNEVSRSEAAGISPTGTMVRGGLSLDETRHQCLWHGRDIQLTVTEFLLVKALAARPGLVKSRDQLIDAAYGENIYVDDRTIDSHIKRVRKKFRQVDDEFNQIETLYGIGYRYKEE, from the coding sequence ATGGAGCCAACGAAACAGACGATCGTGCTGGTTGACGATGACAGGAACATCCTGACCTCCGTGCAGATGACACTGGAGGCGGAGGGCTTCATCGTCCGCACCTATACCGATGGGGAGAGTGCGCTGCATGGTCTGTCATCGCGCCCGGCCGACCTGGCGGTGCTCGATATCAAGATGCCGCGCATGGATGGGATGGAACTGCTCCAGCGCCTGCGCGCGCGCTCGCAGTTGCCGGTGATCTTCCTGTCATCCAAGGATGAGGAAGTGGACCAGCTCATGGGCCTGCGCCTGGGGGCGGATGATTACATCACCAAGCCATTCTCGCAGCGTCTGCTGCTCGAGCGCATCCGCGCGCTGCTGCGCCGCAACGAGGTCAGCCGCAGCGAGGCGGCGGGCATCAGCCCCACCGGCACCATGGTGCGCGGCGGCCTGTCGCTTGATGAAACCCGCCACCAGTGCCTGTGGCACGGGCGCGACATCCAGCTTACGGTCACCGAGTTCCTGCTCGTCAAGGCGCTTGCCGCCCGGCCCGGGCTGGTCAAGTCGCGTGACCAGCTGATCGATGCAGCCTATGGCGAGAACATCTACGTGGATGACCGCACCATCGACAGCCACATCAAGCGCGTGCGCAAGAAGTTCCGGCAGGTGGATGACGAGTTCAACCAGATCGAGACGCTGTACGGCATCGGCTACCGCTACAAGGAAGAATGA
- the dnaK gene encoding molecular chaperone DnaK — protein MSKVIGIDLGTTNSCVAVREGDETRVIENSEGARTTPSMVAFTDNGEMLVGQAAKRQAVTNPANTLYAVKRLIGRRYDDPTVAKDKGLVPYEIVKGDNGDAWVEAQGKKYAPAQISAFILGKMKETAESYLGEPVKQAVITVPAYFNDAQRQATKDAGRIAGLEVLRIINEPTAAALAYGLQKKDGGTIAVYDLGGGTFDVSILEISDGVIEVKSTNGDTFLGGEDFDARIISFLADEFKREQGIDLRQDKLALQRLKEAAEKAKIELSSSKETEINLPFITADASGPKHLVVKLSRAKLESLVDDLIQRTLEPCRAAMKDASVSSGEINEVILVGGMTRMPKVIEAVKEFFGKEPARNVNPDEVVAIGAAVQGAVLQGDVKDVLLLDVTPLSLGIETRGGIFTRLIDRNTTIPTKKSQTFSTAEDNQTAVTIKVYQGEREIAADNKLLGNFDLTGIAPAPSGVPQIEVTFDIDANGIVSVSAKDKATGKEQQIKIQASGGLSESDIDKMVKDAEANAEADKAKKEQIEIRNQAEGMTHQVEKSLAEGGDKIPAAEKAEAEAAIAAVRKALEGTDSEALKTATDHLTQVAMKVGEAIHKAGQAEGAAGAAAGGAAPKDEKVVDADFEDVDEPKKS, from the coding sequence ATGAGCAAGGTTATCGGTATCGACCTTGGTACGACCAATTCCTGCGTTGCCGTGCGTGAAGGCGACGAGACGCGGGTTATCGAGAACAGCGAAGGCGCACGCACGACCCCGTCGATGGTCGCCTTTACCGACAACGGTGAGATGCTCGTAGGCCAGGCCGCCAAGCGCCAGGCGGTCACCAACCCCGCCAACACGCTGTATGCCGTCAAGCGCCTGATCGGCCGCCGTTATGACGACCCGACCGTTGCGAAGGACAAGGGCCTTGTTCCCTACGAGATCGTCAAGGGCGACAACGGCGATGCATGGGTCGAGGCGCAGGGCAAGAAATACGCGCCCGCGCAGATCTCCGCCTTCATTCTGGGCAAGATGAAGGAAACCGCCGAGTCCTATCTTGGCGAGCCGGTCAAGCAGGCCGTCATTACCGTTCCGGCCTACTTCAACGATGCCCAGCGCCAGGCCACGAAGGATGCGGGCCGCATCGCGGGTCTTGAAGTGCTGCGCATCATCAACGAGCCGACCGCTGCTGCCCTGGCCTATGGCCTGCAGAAGAAGGACGGCGGCACCATTGCGGTCTATGACCTTGGCGGCGGCACGTTCGACGTGTCCATCCTCGAGATCTCCGATGGCGTGATCGAGGTGAAGTCCACCAACGGCGACACCTTCCTCGGTGGTGAAGACTTCGATGCCCGCATCATCAGCTTCCTGGCCGACGAGTTCAAGCGCGAGCAGGGCATCGACCTGCGTCAGGACAAGCTGGCCCTGCAGCGCCTGAAGGAAGCGGCGGAAAAGGCGAAGATCGAGCTTTCCTCCTCCAAGGAAACCGAGATCAACCTGCCGTTCATCACCGCTGATGCGTCTGGCCCCAAGCATCTCGTGGTCAAGCTGAGCCGTGCGAAGCTCGAAAGCCTGGTCGATGACCTGATCCAGCGCACGCTCGAGCCCTGCCGCGCGGCGATGAAGGATGCGTCCGTCTCGTCGGGTGAGATCAACGAAGTCATCCTTGTGGGCGGCATGACCCGCATGCCCAAGGTGATCGAGGCCGTTAAGGAGTTCTTCGGCAAGGAACCCGCCCGCAACGTGAACCCCGACGAAGTGGTCGCCATCGGCGCCGCCGTGCAGGGTGCGGTGCTGCAGGGTGACGTGAAGGACGTGCTGCTGCTCGACGTGACCCCGCTGTCGCTGGGCATCGAGACGCGTGGTGGCATCTTCACCCGCCTGATCGACCGCAACACGACCATCCCGACCAAGAAGAGCCAGACCTTCTCGACCGCGGAAGACAACCAGACGGCCGTGACCATCAAGGTCTATCAGGGCGAGCGTGAAATTGCGGCTGACAACAAGCTGCTTGGCAACTTCGACCTGACCGGCATCGCGCCTGCTCCGAGCGGCGTGCCGCAGATCGAGGTGACGTTCGACATCGACGCCAACGGCATCGTGTCCGTCTCGGCCAAGGACAAGGCGACCGGCAAGGAACAGCAGATCAAGATCCAGGCTTCTGGTGGTCTGTCCGAGTCCGACATCGACAAGATGGTGAAGGACGCCGAAGCCAACGCCGAGGCTGACAAGGCCAAGAAGGAGCAGATCGAGATCCGCAACCAGGCCGAAGGCATGACCCATCAGGTCGAGAAGTCCCTGGCTGAAGGTGGCGACAAGATCCCGGCTGCTGAAAAGGCCGAGGCGGAAGCCGCGATCGCCGCCGTGCGCAAGGCGCTCGAAGGCACCGACTCCGAGGCCCTGAAGACCGCGACCGATCACCTGACGCAGGTTGCCATGAAGGTTGGCGAGGCCATCCACAAGGCAGGCCAGGCCGAGGGTGCCGCAGGGGCCGCCGCCGGTGGGGCAGCACCGAAGGACGAAAAGGTTGTCGACGCCGATTTCGAGGACGTGGACGAACCCAAGAAGTCCTGA
- the metK gene encoding methionine adenosyltransferase, producing the protein MRNKGDFLFTSESVSEGHPDKVADRISDTVLDAFLTADGESRVACETMVTTNRIILAGEVRGPSSVTPDLLIQGARDAVKDIGYDQAGFSWRNAEVEYYLHAQSADIAVGVDSAGEKDEGAGDQGIMFGFATRETESLMPAPLFYAHDILHRVRDLRKAGDPRAAALQPDAKSQVTLRYVDGKPVGATSVVISTQHVEGASQATIREELGSIVRDVLPEGWMPPEDEFYVNPTGVFVIGGPDGDCGLTGRKIIVDTYGGAAPHGGGAFSGKDPTKVDRSAAYACRYLAKNVVAAGLADRCTLQISYAIGVSHPLSVYVDLDGTGKDIDEAKLGRVLREVMDLSPRGIRKHLRLNRPIYTQTSAYGHFGRTPDAAKDDFTWEQTDLVDALRGAFNR; encoded by the coding sequence ATGCGCAATAAAGGCGATTTTCTGTTTACATCGGAATCAGTATCCGAAGGGCATCCCGACAAGGTCGCTGACCGGATCAGTGATACCGTTCTCGATGCATTCCTGACAGCAGACGGTGAATCCCGCGTTGCGTGTGAAACGATGGTCACCACCAACCGCATCATCCTTGCCGGTGAAGTGCGTGGTCCGTCTTCCGTAACGCCTGACCTGCTGATTCAGGGCGCGCGCGATGCGGTGAAGGATATCGGCTACGACCAGGCCGGCTTCTCATGGCGCAATGCCGAGGTGGAATACTACCTGCATGCCCAGTCCGCCGATATCGCCGTAGGCGTTGACAGCGCGGGCGAGAAGGACGAAGGCGCAGGCGATCAGGGCATCATGTTCGGTTTCGCCACGCGCGAGACCGAAAGCCTCATGCCCGCGCCGCTGTTCTACGCGCATGACATCCTTCACCGCGTGCGCGACCTGCGCAAGGCGGGTGACCCGCGTGCAGCAGCCCTTCAGCCCGATGCCAAGAGCCAGGTCACGCTGCGCTATGTCGATGGCAAGCCCGTGGGTGCGACCTCGGTCGTGATCTCGACCCAGCATGTGGAAGGCGCCAGCCAGGCCACCATCCGCGAGGAACTCGGCAGCATCGTGCGCGATGTGCTGCCCGAGGGCTGGATGCCGCCGGAAGATGAATTCTACGTTAACCCGACCGGGGTGTTCGTGATCGGTGGCCCCGATGGCGATTGCGGCCTGACCGGGCGCAAGATCATTGTCGACACCTATGGTGGCGCAGCCCCGCATGGTGGTGGCGCGTTCTCGGGCAAGGACCCCACGAAGGTGGACCGCTCGGCAGCCTATGCCTGCCGCTACCTGGCCAAGAACGTCGTGGCCGCAGGCCTTGCCGATCGCTGCACGCTGCAGATCTCCTACGCCATTGGCGTGTCGCACCCGCTCTCGGTCTATGTGGACCTTGATGGCACGGGCAAGGACATCGATGAGGCTAAGCTCGGCCGCGTCCTGCGCGAGGTCATGGACCTCAGCCCGCGCGGCATCCGCAAGCATCTGCGCCTCAACCGCCCCATCTACACCCAGACCTCCGCCTACGGCCATTTCGGCCGCACGCCGGATGCCGCGAAGGACGACTTCACCTGGGAGCAGACCGATCTGGTCGACGCCCTGCGTGGTGCGTTCAACCGCTAA